From Sporosarcina sp. 6E9, a single genomic window includes:
- the araA gene encoding L-arabinose isomerase: MITMEKKEFWFVVGAQELYGEEALKDVKANAQKITDALNESGILPYTLKLQDLAVSADKITSIMKEVNYRDEVVGVITWMHTFSPAKMWIRGTKLLQKPLLHLATQFNESIPWKTIDMDFMNLNQSAHGDREYGFINARLNKQNKVVVGYWNRPEVKQQIADWMDVAAAYNESFNIKVARFGDNMRHVAVTDGDKIEAQIQFGWTVDYFGIGDLVQYVKAVKEEEIDDLFAEYATLYEFDYGTNSQEDWEASVKVQVSYEIAMKRFLDDGGYTAFTTNFEDLHGMKQLPGLAVQRLMGQGYGFAGEGDWKTAALDRLLKVMSHNQSTGFMEDYTYELAEGQESILQSHMLEVDPTLASNKPKIIVSPLGIGDREDPARLVFDGKAGDGVVVSMADFGTNFKLLINEVTAFEPTEEAPNLPVARVLWNVFPNFQDGVKAWIENGGGHHTVVSLNLTTDQIVTYAKLVGLEYVVIK, from the coding sequence ATGATAACCATGGAGAAAAAAGAATTTTGGTTTGTAGTAGGAGCCCAAGAGTTGTATGGCGAGGAAGCGTTAAAGGACGTTAAGGCTAATGCGCAAAAGATAACTGATGCACTAAATGAAAGCGGTATTTTACCTTATACGCTAAAATTACAAGATTTAGCTGTTAGTGCCGATAAAATTACTAGTATCATGAAAGAAGTTAACTACCGTGATGAAGTTGTCGGTGTTATAACATGGATGCATACATTCTCACCTGCAAAAATGTGGATTCGCGGTACAAAATTATTGCAAAAACCATTACTTCATTTAGCGACACAATTTAATGAAAGTATTCCATGGAAAACGATAGACATGGATTTTATGAATCTTAATCAATCAGCTCATGGTGACCGTGAATATGGATTTATAAATGCGCGTTTAAATAAACAAAATAAAGTTGTTGTCGGTTATTGGAATCGTCCTGAGGTGAAACAACAAATCGCAGACTGGATGGATGTTGCGGCAGCTTATAACGAAAGTTTCAACATTAAGGTTGCTCGTTTCGGTGATAACATGCGTCATGTGGCAGTTACCGATGGGGATAAAATTGAAGCGCAAATCCAATTTGGATGGACTGTGGATTACTTTGGTATTGGCGACTTAGTCCAATACGTTAAAGCTGTAAAGGAAGAAGAAATTGATGATCTATTTGCGGAGTATGCTACCCTGTATGAATTTGACTACGGAACTAACAGTCAGGAAGACTGGGAGGCTAGTGTAAAAGTACAAGTTAGCTATGAAATTGCCATGAAGCGTTTCCTAGATGACGGTGGATACACTGCTTTCACGACTAACTTTGAAGATTTACATGGGATGAAACAGCTCCCTGGTCTTGCGGTTCAACGTTTAATGGGACAGGGATATGGGTTTGCTGGCGAAGGGGATTGGAAAACTGCAGCACTTGATCGTTTGCTCAAAGTGATGAGCCATAACCAATCAACAGGATTTATGGAAGACTATACATATGAATTAGCTGAAGGACAAGAATCGATTCTTCAATCACATATGCTTGAGGTCGATCCAACTTTAGCAAGTAATAAACCAAAGATTATTGTATCTCCTTTAGGTATTGGTGATCGAGAAGACCCTGCACGATTAGTGTTTGACGGAAAAGCAGGAGACGGTGTCGTTGTTTCAATGGCTGACTTTGGAACAAATTTCAAACTGTTAATTAACGAAGTGACTGCATTTGAGCCAACTGAAGAAGCTCCTAATCTACCAGTAGCTCGTGTACTTTGGAATGTGTTCCCTAACTTCCAAGATGGCGTTAAAGCTTGGATTGAAAATGGCGGTGGACATCACACGGTTGTTTCACTTAATTTAACAACTGACCAAATTGTAACTTATGCAAAACTGGTTGGATTGGAATACGTAGTGATTAAGTAA
- a CDS encoding L-ribulose-5-phosphate 4-epimerase, protein MLEKLKEEVFQANLDLPKHGLVKFTWGNASAFDRESGLFVIKPSGVDYDTMKASDMVVVDLDGNVVEGTLNPSSDTATHAVLYKHYPEIGGIVHTHSTWATIWAQAGLDVPAMGTTHADTFYGSVPCARFLTQEEIDDGYEVETGKVIIETFEERGLDIFAVPGVLLRGHAPFTWGKDVQEAVMNSVVLEEVSKMNLYTRELNRFAEELPQGILDKHYLRKHGEDAYYGQK, encoded by the coding sequence GTGCTAGAAAAACTGAAAGAAGAAGTATTTCAAGCAAATTTGGACTTGCCGAAACATGGACTCGTGAAATTTACATGGGGAAATGCAAGTGCTTTTGATCGTGAGAGTGGTTTATTTGTTATCAAACCGAGTGGTGTTGATTATGACACGATGAAAGCGAGTGATATGGTCGTTGTTGATTTAGATGGAAACGTTGTTGAAGGCACGTTAAATCCATCATCAGATACAGCAACGCACGCTGTACTTTATAAGCATTACCCAGAAATCGGCGGCATCGTTCATACGCATTCAACGTGGGCGACGATTTGGGCACAGGCGGGACTAGATGTACCGGCAATGGGGACCACGCATGCGGATACATTTTATGGTTCTGTACCATGCGCTCGCTTCTTGACCCAAGAAGAGATTGACGATGGATATGAAGTCGAAACTGGTAAAGTAATTATCGAAACATTTGAAGAACGCGGGTTAGATATTTTCGCCGTTCCCGGTGTATTACTACGTGGGCATGCCCCGTTTACTTGGGGAAAAGATGTTCAAGAAGCGGTAATGAATAGTGTCGTTCTTGAGGAAGTATCAAAAATGAATTTATATACACGCGAACTAAATCGTTTTGCCGAAGAACTACCACAAGGGATCTTGGATAAACATTACCTGAGGAAGCATGGAGAAGATGCTTATTATGGGCAGAAATAA
- a CDS encoding FGGY-family carbohydrate kinase, with amino-acid sequence MKTNKVNIQEAIAKGETSLGIEFGSTRIKAVLIDNRFETIATGSYEWENRLEDGIWTYNLVDIITGLQAAYSEMKQKVELEFGITIRTIGSIGVSAMMHGYMAFDKTGEQLVPFRTWRNTTTSSAAKELTSLFQFNIPERWSIAHLYQAILNEEKHLPRIDYITTLAGFIHWLLSGEKVLGIGDASGMFPIDESTQDYNEAMLKQFDNQIAKKDYPWTLKDILPKVSIAGEQTGELTQVGAKILDRSRNLQPGIPICPPEGDAGTGMVATNSVRKRTGNVSVGTSVFSMIVLEKELSKVYPEIDLVTTPNGSPVAMVHANNCSSDLNAWLGLFREFSKAMGQEVNTNQLFEVMLNKALEADPDGGGLLSYGYYSGENITGLAQGRPLFVRSPESNFNLANFMRTHLFSAFGALKIGMDILTKKENVSIDGILAHGGLFITPVVGQKIVAAAMNVPVSVMETAGEGGAWGMSILASYMRNKKQDESLEDFLDNNVFKDVDGKEIYPDGLDVTGFEEFMERYEKGLVIEKAAVAHLII; translated from the coding sequence GTGAAAACAAACAAAGTAAACATTCAAGAGGCGATTGCTAAGGGAGAGACCTCACTTGGAATTGAATTCGGATCGACACGTATAAAAGCAGTATTAATAGATAATCGTTTTGAAACAATAGCAACTGGAAGTTATGAATGGGAGAATCGTCTGGAAGATGGAATTTGGACGTACAACTTAGTTGATATTATCACTGGTTTGCAAGCGGCTTACAGTGAAATGAAACAAAAAGTTGAATTAGAATTTGGAATCACCATTCGAACAATTGGTTCCATTGGAGTTTCGGCAATGATGCATGGATATATGGCTTTTGACAAAACAGGTGAACAACTTGTTCCGTTTCGTACATGGCGTAATACAACAACCAGTTCTGCAGCTAAAGAATTAACGAGTTTGTTTCAATTCAATATCCCTGAGAGATGGAGTATTGCTCATCTGTACCAGGCAATTTTAAATGAAGAAAAACACTTGCCTCGCATCGACTATATTACAACTTTAGCAGGTTTTATTCATTGGTTGCTTTCCGGGGAAAAGGTTCTTGGTATTGGAGATGCATCGGGCATGTTCCCGATTGATGAATCTACGCAGGATTACAATGAAGCAATGCTCAAGCAGTTTGATAATCAAATTGCTAAGAAAGATTATCCGTGGACATTAAAAGACATTCTTCCAAAGGTTTCTATTGCAGGAGAACAAACAGGGGAACTAACTCAAGTTGGCGCGAAAATTCTCGATCGATCAAGGAATTTACAACCTGGCATCCCGATTTGTCCGCCAGAAGGAGATGCGGGGACAGGGATGGTTGCTACGAATAGTGTAAGGAAGCGTACTGGAAATGTTTCAGTCGGAACCTCAGTATTTTCCATGATTGTATTAGAGAAAGAACTTTCGAAAGTTTATCCGGAAATAGATTTGGTTACTACGCCAAATGGTAGTCCGGTTGCAATGGTACATGCGAATAACTGCTCAAGTGATCTCAATGCATGGCTTGGTTTGTTCCGTGAATTTTCAAAGGCGATGGGACAAGAAGTTAACACAAACCAATTATTTGAAGTGATGTTGAATAAAGCTTTGGAGGCGGATCCGGATGGTGGTGGCTTGCTCAGCTATGGCTATTATTCAGGCGAGAATATTACAGGTTTAGCACAAGGGCGCCCCTTATTTGTTCGATCGCCAGAGAGTAACTTTAACTTAGCAAATTTTATGCGAACACATCTATTTTCAGCCTTTGGTGCTTTAAAAATAGGGATGGATATTTTGACGAAGAAAGAAAACGTCTCTATTGATGGGATTTTAGCGCATGGTGGTTTATTTATCACACCTGTCGTTGGACAAAAAATTGTTGCAGCTGCAATGAATGTACCAGTTTCAGTGATGGAAACAGCCGGAGAAGGTGGTGCATGGGGAATGTCAATTCTTGCATCCTACATGAGAAATAAAAAACAAGATGAAAGTTTAGAAGACTTCCTCGACAATAATGTCTTTAAAGACGTTGATGGGAAAGAAATTTATCCTGATGGACTGGACGTTACTGGATTTGAGGAATTTATGGAGCGATATGAAAAAGGGTTAGTAATTGAAAAGGCTGCTGTAGCTCATTTGATTATTTAA